Genomic window (Sandaracinaceae bacterium):
TCGAGCGCCGCGAGGACCTGCCGGAGACGCGCGCGCTGCTGGGACCGCTCCACCGGATCGGGCGCGGGCGGCTGCGTCTCTCGCGCGGCCGGGGCGGCGGTGGGCACCTCGCGTCGCACCTGAGCGCGGCGCTGGTGGTTGCGCACGACGCCGAAGCAGATCCGGTAGAGCCAGCTGCGCGCCCCGTCGGGCCGATCGAGCTGCGCGCGCTTCTCGTGGGCGACGGTGAAGACCTCCTGCGCCAGGTCGAGCGCGTCCGCCTCCCGCGCCCCGAGGTGGCGCACGGAGCGGAGCACGAACGACGTGTGCGCCTCGAAGAGGGCGCGGAAGCCGTCCTCATCGACGCGGCTCGGGGCAGGAGCGCTCACCTGAGGAGATGTGTGTGGCGGGGCCAGGTTCTCACTCCTCGGGAAAACTGAGCGCGAGCGAGGCGGCGAGGCCGAGCGAGATCGGCGCCCCCTCGAAGACGACCTGCTCGTCCCCCGGCGGCCCAGCGGTGAGGCGATGCTGGATGAGCGGGACGTCGACCAGCGCGGCGAGCGAGACCCAGAGCGGACCGGCCAGCCGGAGCGCGGCGCCGATCCGCGTGATCAGGTCCAGCCGCGGCGCCTCCACCCGCCGGACCACGTCGAGCCCGACGCCCGCCGCGTGCAGCTGCCCCCCGACCACGCCGGCGCAGGTGATCAGCCGCAGATCGTCCCCGTCGAAGAAGCGCGGACAGATCGACGCGCCCGCCGACCAGAGCCACAGATCGAGCGCCGCCGCGCCCTCCCAGCGGAACGGCGGCACGACCTGCACCTCCGCGACGAGCTCCAGCGGCCAGGCCGTCCAGCGCAGGCCGAGGGTCTGCCGGATCCCGAACGCCGGCCCGGGCACGCCGAGGCCACGGACGCTCGCGCCGAGCCCGACGCTGAGCCCCAGGCGGCCCTCGTCCACCGGCGGCGGCTCGATCTCCTCCGCGGGGATCGGCGGCGAGGGGCGCGCGGGGGTCGGGGCTGGAGGAGGCGGCGGCGGCGCGGGCTCGTACAAGCGGACGAGCGGCTCGTGCTGCGTCACGAGCAGCGAGACGACGATGGCCACCGTCCGGAGGAGCGCCCCACAGGGCGCCTCGCCTCCCTCGATGACGCGCTCCCCGAGCGCCGCGCCGTCGGGGGCCTGCAGCGCGAGGCGCGCGCGGAAGCCATCGTCGACCGGCTCGATCGCGCCCTCGATGACGAAGCCTGGAGAGTCTCCGTCCGAGAACACCGACCGCCCCAGGCGCTCCTCGACCGCGAGCGCGACGGCGCTCCGATCGGGGCAGCCCGCGCCCTCGGGGGCGCGCCAGCGCAGCTCGACATCGGCCCGCGCGGTCGTGGCCGCGAACAGGGGAGCGAGCAGCGCACCGAGGAGCCAGGGCCCCCACGCTCGGCGATGGCCCATCATCAGCGGGGGAGCGGGGCGTCGGGGACCCAGGCGGCGCGGACGCGGGGACCGCGCGGCGGGAGCAGCGCGCGCCGGGCCTCGAACCACGCGCGCAGCTCGGCCGACGGCGTCGCCTTGGGGCCGTCGAAGAGCGCGGCGCCGTACCTCGCGTCGCGCGCGAAGGCGCCGACGATGGCGGGCGCGCGGGAGAGGCTGCGCCCGTGCTCGAGCGTGAGCGCGACGATCACCGCGTCGTCGGGCAGCCCGTCGTCGAGCGACTCGACCTCGGCCGCGTCGAGCAGCGGGACGATGGCCCGGGAGGGCGGCGTCGCGCCCGTCGGCAAGACCGCGCCCCCGCACGCCCGCGCGACCGCGTCCGCCAGCGCCCAGCGCGCCTCCGAGACGGCGACCACGTGCCGGGGGCGCTGCACCGTCGCCTCGAGCAGCCACCCGAGGTCGGCCAGCCACTGCGCGACGCGCGCGGCGTCCACCTCGAGCGTGCGGTAGCGCCCCCCGAGCGGGCCGCCCGCGTCCAGCACCGCGCCCGCGTGCTCGACGAAGTAGTAGTCGCGCGCGTCCTCCATCTCGCCGTGCTCGGCCCGGGCCAGGGCGTGCTGGAGCTTGCGGCGGAGCGAAGGCGCGCCGTGCAGCTCCCCCAGCGCGCCCGCCGCCGCCTCGAGGTCGCCCGTCAGCAGCGACGCCCACCCGAACTCGAAGAGCGCGCCGGGGTCGTCGCCGAGGCAGGGGTGCAAGGCGAGCGTGGCGATGACCATGTCGGGCCGCCCCGCGCGCGCCTGGGCCAGCGCCAGCTCGCTGCGCACGACCGCGTCGAAGGGCACGAACGCGAGCGCCCGCTCGAGCAGCACCGCCGCGACCTCGGGCTGCTCGCGCGTGAGCAGCTCGCTGCCCAGCTCGAAGAGCCGCTGCGGGTCGTGGGGCGCGTCGGCGGCGCGGTCGAAGAGCTCGGCCGTGACCGGCTCGCCGGCCGAGCGCAGGACCTGGCCCGCGAGGTGGAAGAGCTGCTCGTCCTCCGGATCGGCGCGCAGCGCCTCGACGATCGGCTCCCACGCGCGCTCCGCCCCGCCCCCTTCGTAGAGATCGGTCAGACGCGCGAGCACCTCCGCGCGCTGCTCGCGGCGCTTGCGCGAGCCGAAGATGTTGCCGAGCCAGCCCATGGGGGCGGAACCCTGAGGCGCAGACCGCGCTCCGGTCAAGCCCCGCCGACCCGCTCGTCGACCCACGCGTCGATCGTGGACTCCGCGTAGCGGATCGAGTCCGGGATGCCCACGCCGCGGTAGGCGTTGCCGGCCAGCCGCACGCCCGGGAGGGACGTCGCGAGCGCCTCGATCGCGTCCGCGCGCTCGCGATGGCCGAGCTGGTACTGCGGCATGGCTCGCGCGTAGCGCACCACGAGCGAGAAGCCGGGCTCGCGCTCGACGCCCATGAGGCTGCGCAGCTCGCGGCGGGCGAGCGCGACGAGCGAGGCGTCGTCGAGATCGGTGGCGTCCGGCGCGTTCGCGCCGCCGATGAACACGCGCAGCAAGACCTGCCCCTCGGGCGCGCGCCCGGGCCACTTGACGCTGCTGAAGGTCGCGGCGAGCACGCTGCGCCGCTCGACGGCCGGGACGACGAACCCGAACGCGTCCATCGGGTGCGGGATCGCGTCCCGGGGCCAGCTGAAGGTCACCGTCGCGGCGGAGCCGTAGGGGATGGCGTCGAGCGCGTCCGCGAGGGGCGCCGCGTGGGGGCGCAGCAGGGCCGCGCTCCGCCACGCCGGCAGCGCGAGCAGGACACGGTCGGCCTCGAAGACCTCGTCGTCGGTGCGCACGCGCCAGCCCGCGTCGAGGGCGCGGACCGGAGCGCGGGTCCGGATCCGGTCACCGAGCCGCGCGGCCAGCGCGTCGACGAGCACCTGCATGCCGCCGTCGAACGCCACGAACAGGCCGTAGCGCGCCCCGCTCGCCGCCTGCTCGGTCTTCTTGCGCTGCCCCGCGCGCATGCCGCGGATCACCGAGCCGTGGCGCCGCTCGAGGTCGACGAAGCGCGGCATGGTGGCGGCGAGGCTCAGCCGATCCGGATCGCCCCCGTAGATCCCTCCGACGAGCGGCTGCGCGAGGCGGTCGAGCACCTCGCGGCCGAAGCGGCGCCGGACGAAGCGCGCCATGCTCTCCTCCCCCTCGCCCTTCGGCACGAGCGGCTCGAGCGCGGCGCGGAGCTTGCCGGGCCAGCTCATGACCGGCGTCGTGGCCCAGGTCGTCCAGCGCGTGGGCGCCATGAGCGAGAAGCCCTCCGGGACCTTCACCAGCTCGCCCCGGAACACCACGTACGCGCCGCGGTACGCGGTGTTCGTCTCGATGATCCGATCGGCGATGCCGAGCCGCGTCGCCAGCTCGATCGCGGCGCGCTTCTCGCTGAGGATGGAGTCGGGGCCGGTCTCGACGACGAACCCGTCCGTCTCGACCGTGCCCAGGATGCCGCCGACGCGGTCGCTGGCCTCGAGCACGACGACGTCGGCGGCGGGGTCCTTCTCGAGCAGCCGATGCGCGGCCGCGAGCCCGGACAGCCCTCCCCCGACGACGACCGTGCGGCTCACCGCGCGCTCTGCTCGTGCACGTAGTCGACGAGCGCCCTCACCTGATCGACCTCGGACCAACGCAAGATGCCATGACCGAGGTTGAACACGTGGCCCTCCTGGCCCTTCACCTCGTCGAGCACGGCCTTCGTGCGCTCGAACATCACCTCGCGGGGCGCGAGCACGCTGACGGGATCGAGGTTGCCCTGGATGCCGACGTCGCGGCCGACCCGGTCCCACGCCTCGCTCAGCGGCAGGCGCCAGTCCACGCTCATCACGTGACCGCCGGCCTCGCGCAGCACGGGGTAGAGCGCGGGGTTGCCCTGCCCGAAGTGGATGCAGGGCACGCGATCGCCGAGCGCCTCGAAGATGCCCTTCACGTGCGGGAGCACGTAGCGGCGGTAGTCGGCCTCGCTGAGGCAGCCCACCCACGAGTCGAAGAGCTGCACCGCCTGCGCGCCGGCGTCGATCTGCGCGATGAGGTAGCCCGTGATGGCGCGGCTGAAGCGATCCATCAGCGTGTTCCAGGCGCCCTCGTCGCC
Coding sequences:
- a CDS encoding sigma-70 family RNA polymerase sigma factor; translated protein: MSAPAPSRVDEDGFRALFEAHTSFVLRSVRHLGAREADALDLAQEVFTVAHEKRAQLDRPDGARSWLYRICFGVVRNHQRRAQVRREVPTAAPAARETQPPAPDPVERSQQRARLRQVLAALDEDKRAVLVAHAIEEIPMRDVADALSIPLKTAYSRLYAAKRAAAAAYEALEAEHRGER
- the hemG gene encoding protoporphyrinogen oxidase: MSRTVVVGGGLSGLAAAHRLLEKDPAADVVVLEASDRVGGILGTVETDGFVVETGPDSILSEKRAAIELATRLGIADRIIETNTAYRGAYVVFRGELVKVPEGFSLMAPTRWTTWATTPVMSWPGKLRAALEPLVPKGEGEESMARFVRRRFGREVLDRLAQPLVGGIYGGDPDRLSLAATMPRFVDLERRHGSVIRGMRAGQRKKTEQAASGARYGLFVAFDGGMQVLVDALAARLGDRIRTRAPVRALDAGWRVRTDDEVFEADRVLLALPAWRSAALLRPHAAPLADALDAIPYGSAATVTFSWPRDAIPHPMDAFGFVVPAVERRSVLAATFSSVKWPGRAPEGQVLLRVFIGGANAPDATDLDDASLVALARRELRSLMGVEREPGFSLVVRYARAMPQYQLGHRERADAIEALATSLPGVRLAGNAYRGVGIPDSIRYAESTIDAWVDERVGGA
- the hemE gene encoding uroporphyrinogen decarboxylase, with amino-acid sequence MSDDHVFLKACRREPVPYTPIWLMRQAGRYQPSYMEIRSKVSFVELCKTPELACQVTVDAVEQLGVDAAILFADILLILEPLGVGFHFAKGEGPKIENPLRSAADIDRVAEEIDAAAELSYVMESVKAIRKELDGKTPLIGFAGAPFTLASYAIEGGGSRDYHHTKKIMYGDEGAWNTLMDRFSRAITGYLIAQIDAGAQAVQLFDSWVGCLSEADYRRYVLPHVKGIFEALGDRVPCIHFGQGNPALYPVLREAGGHVMSVDWRLPLSEAWDRVGRDVGIQGNLDPVSVLAPREVMFERTKAVLDEVKGQEGHVFNLGHGILRWSEVDQVRALVDYVHEQSAR